The following are encoded in a window of Halorarum salinum genomic DNA:
- a CDS encoding tRNA (N(6)-L-threonylcarbamoyladenosine(37)-C(2))-methylthiotransferase: protein MATYHIETYGCTSNRGESREIERRLRDGGHRPADGPAEADVAILNTCTVVEKTERNMLRRAEELQDETADLIVTGCMALAQGEQFREAGLDAQVLHWEDVPTAVLNGECPTPTADVEPVLDGEVGILPIARGCMSNCSYCITKFATGRIDSPSVEENVEKARALVHAGASEIRVTGQDTGVYGWDAGDRKLPELLERICGIDGEFRVRVGMANPGGVHGIREELAEVFADNGKLYNFIHLPVQSGSDDVLADMRRQHRVGEFLEIVGTFDERLDHWTLSTDFIVGFPTETDHDHAQSMALLREVRPEKVNVTRFSKRPGTDAAEMKGLGGTLKKERSKEMSGAKREIVGAAYESMVGETYEVLAVERGTGDSVKCRDEAYRQIIVRNAVERGVEPGDFLEVEVTGQNTMYAFGEPI from the coding sequence ATGGCGACGTACCACATCGAGACCTACGGCTGCACGTCGAACCGGGGTGAGAGCCGCGAGATCGAGCGACGCCTGCGCGACGGCGGCCACCGCCCCGCCGACGGGCCGGCCGAGGCGGACGTGGCCATCCTCAACACCTGCACGGTCGTCGAGAAGACCGAGCGGAACATGCTCCGGCGCGCCGAGGAACTGCAGGACGAGACGGCCGACCTCATCGTCACGGGCTGCATGGCGCTCGCCCAGGGCGAGCAGTTTCGGGAGGCCGGCCTCGACGCGCAGGTGCTCCACTGGGAGGACGTGCCGACCGCGGTGCTGAACGGCGAGTGTCCGACCCCGACCGCCGACGTCGAACCGGTGCTCGACGGGGAGGTCGGCATCCTCCCCATCGCGCGCGGCTGCATGAGCAACTGCTCGTACTGCATCACGAAGTTCGCGACGGGCCGAATCGACTCCCCCTCCGTGGAGGAGAACGTCGAGAAGGCCCGCGCCCTCGTCCACGCCGGCGCGAGCGAGATCCGCGTCACCGGACAGGACACCGGCGTCTACGGCTGGGACGCCGGCGACCGGAAGCTCCCCGAACTGCTCGAGCGCATCTGCGGCATCGACGGGGAGTTCCGCGTCCGCGTCGGCATGGCGAACCCCGGCGGCGTCCACGGCATCCGCGAGGAACTGGCGGAAGTGTTCGCGGACAACGGGAAGCTGTACAACTTCATCCACCTCCCCGTCCAGTCCGGCAGCGACGACGTGCTGGCGGACATGCGGCGCCAGCACCGCGTCGGGGAGTTCCTCGAGATCGTCGGGACGTTCGACGAGCGACTGGACCACTGGACGCTCTCGACCGACTTCATCGTGGGGTTCCCGACCGAGACGGACCACGACCACGCCCAGTCGATGGCGCTGCTGCGTGAGGTCCGCCCGGAGAAGGTGAACGTCACGCGCTTCTCCAAGCGGCCGGGCACCGACGCCGCCGAGATGAAGGGGCTCGGCGGGACGCTGAAGAAGGAGCGCTCGAAGGAGATGAGCGGGGCGAAGCGCGAGATCGTCGGCGCGGCCTACGAGTCGATGGTCGGGGAGACCTACGAGGTGCTCGCGGTCGAGCGGGGGACCGGCGACTCCGTGAAGTGCCGCGACGAGGCCTACCGACAGATAATCGTGCGGAACGCGGTCGAGCGCGGCGTCGAACCGGGCGACTTCCTGGAGGTCGAGGTCACCGGGCAGAACACGATGTACGCGTTCGGCGAGCCGATCTGA
- a CDS encoding cation diffusion facilitator family transporter translates to MSRRTAVRRVGALLLVVNLVLVLGKAAVWWATGSLAVGSEAVNSLADTVYSTVVLAGLYLTTQPPDFEHPHGHERIEPFVSLFVAAGVFFAGGAVLYSAATAVLAPGPPRTTEGGVLAVGVLAVAAAVKFLLYRYCLRAGRRRDSPALVATALDNRNDVLTAGAALVGVLGAMAGFPVLDPLAAAVVSVGILYTGVEIVRDNVGYLVGAAPPEDLRAEILRRALEHPDVKAAHDVVAHYVGPEVDVSIHIEVEGEMSLNRAHDIETEVVESIRGLPAIDDVFVHVDPKELGEWKPDEERVTDPPDSPE, encoded by the coding sequence ATGAGCCGCCGGACCGCCGTGCGCCGCGTCGGCGCGCTGCTGCTCGTCGTCAACCTCGTCCTCGTGCTCGGCAAGGCGGCGGTGTGGTGGGCGACCGGCAGCCTGGCGGTCGGCTCCGAGGCGGTGAACTCGCTCGCGGACACGGTGTACTCCACGGTCGTGCTCGCGGGGCTGTATCTCACGACCCAGCCCCCGGACTTCGAACACCCCCACGGCCACGAGCGCATCGAGCCGTTCGTGTCGCTGTTCGTCGCGGCCGGCGTCTTCTTCGCGGGCGGCGCGGTCCTGTACAGCGCGGCGACGGCGGTGCTGGCGCCCGGCCCGCCCAGAACGACGGAGGGTGGCGTCCTCGCGGTCGGCGTCCTCGCGGTCGCGGCGGCCGTGAAGTTCCTGCTCTACCGGTACTGTCTCCGCGCCGGCCGCCGGCGCGACTCGCCCGCGCTGGTCGCGACGGCGCTCGACAACCGGAACGACGTGCTCACCGCGGGCGCGGCGCTCGTCGGGGTGCTCGGTGCGATGGCCGGGTTCCCCGTGCTCGACCCGCTCGCGGCGGCGGTCGTCTCGGTCGGCATCCTCTACACGGGCGTCGAGATCGTCCGCGACAACGTCGGCTACCTCGTCGGCGCGGCCCCGCCCGAGGACCTGCGCGCCGAGATCCTCCGCCGCGCGCTGGAGCACCCCGACGTCAAGGCCGCCCACGACGTCGTCGCCCACTACGTCGGGCCCGAGGTCGACGTGAGCATCCACATCGAGGTGGAGGGGGAGATGTCGCTGAACCGGGCCCACGACATCGAGACGGAGGTCGTCGAGTCCATCCGCGGGCTCCCCGCCATCGACGACGTGTTCGTCCACGTCGACCCGAAGGAACTGGGCGAGTGGAAGCCGGACGAGGAGCGCGTCACCGACCCGCCCGACTCGCCGGAGTGA
- a CDS encoding DUF7314 family protein — translation MADEFIKGLGLLTGGGLAWMVLASWYRTESFESTHQLIAAPPEPANVFDAIGIFLNDVFLWTAVLGALTFWVLVPAVKELGAAYDERRSS, via the coding sequence ATGGCCGACGAGTTCATCAAGGGTCTCGGGCTCCTCACCGGCGGGGGGCTCGCGTGGATGGTGCTTGCGAGCTGGTACCGCACGGAGTCGTTCGAGAGCACCCACCAGCTCATCGCCGCGCCGCCGGAGCCGGCGAACGTCTTCGACGCGATCGGAATCTTCCTGAACGACGTGTTCCTCTGGACGGCCGTCCTCGGCGCGCTCACCTTCTGGGTGCTCGTTCCGGCCGTCAAGGAACTCGGCGCGGCCTACGACGAACGGCGCAGTTCCTGA
- a CDS encoding DUF7315 family membrane protein: protein MTEDAGDDEGRTDPPDAGRGEDGGETGVRVRVDERGGRDVVVPMRLYKTVTVFSTLVAVVCVVVGFALLDAATLQVSLVRELLVDVLGLFGVEPAGGALGAVLAVLGLATIAFGAAVYVLGTRFRAEGMGNAQDDDGEE, encoded by the coding sequence ATGACCGAGGACGCCGGGGACGACGAAGGACGGACCGACCCACCCGATGCCGGACGCGGGGAGGACGGCGGCGAGACCGGGGTCCGGGTCCGCGTCGACGAGCGCGGCGGGCGGGACGTCGTCGTGCCGATGCGGCTGTACAAGACGGTGACGGTCTTCTCGACGCTCGTCGCGGTCGTGTGCGTCGTGGTCGGGTTCGCGCTGCTGGACGCGGCGACGCTGCAGGTGTCGCTCGTCCGCGAACTCCTCGTCGACGTGCTCGGGCTGTTCGGCGTCGAACCCGCCGGGGGAGCGCTCGGCGCCGTCCTCGCCGTGCTGGGGCTCGCGACCATCGCGTTCGGGGCGGCGGTGTACGTGCTCGGGACCCGGTTCAGGGCCGAGGGAATGGGAAACGCTCAAGACGACGACGGCGAAGAGTGA
- a CDS encoding cytochrome bc complex cytochrome b subunit, giving the protein MTDDDTPQTDGGGTGIVAPDDETPTWRERKERTTGLSRLTYEYFERARREDEDLRRESDYVERDVLAFPTWPHEIVRNLAISSFFVGMILFLSATLPPHIGDPANPNVTPSIILPDWYLYWSFGLLKLGYLNPELSILGGQKLMADRTYGVLANVVVVGFIAIVPFVNKGSARRPVEQPFWGAVGIAGVTFALTISVLSVQNLVPMDLRVLQDLTFLAPFVTGCIAYAVLKTMREGYMYDLNRRYYRLRPPK; this is encoded by the coding sequence ATGACCGACGACGACACCCCACAGACCGACGGAGGCGGCACCGGAATCGTCGCGCCGGACGACGAGACCCCGACGTGGCGCGAGCGCAAGGAGCGCACGACGGGGCTCTCCCGGCTCACCTACGAGTACTTCGAGCGCGCCAGGCGGGAGGACGAGGACCTCCGGCGCGAGTCGGACTACGTCGAACGCGACGTGCTCGCGTTCCCGACGTGGCCCCACGAGATCGTGCGCAACCTCGCGATCAGCTCGTTCTTCGTCGGGATGATCCTGTTCCTCTCGGCGACGCTGCCGCCCCACATCGGCGACCCGGCGAACCCGAACGTCACGCCGTCGATCATCCTGCCCGACTGGTACCTCTACTGGTCGTTCGGCCTGCTGAAGCTGGGCTATCTCAACCCCGAACTGTCGATCCTCGGGGGACAGAAGCTGATGGCCGACCGGACCTACGGCGTGCTCGCGAACGTGGTCGTGGTCGGCTTCATCGCCATCGTCCCGTTCGTCAACAAGGGGAGCGCCCGGCGGCCCGTCGAGCAGCCGTTCTGGGGCGCCGTCGGCATCGCCGGCGTCACGTTCGCGCTCACCATCTCGGTGCTGTCGGTCCAGAACCTCGTCCCGATGGACCTCCGCGTGCTCCAGGACCTGACGTTCCTCGCGCCGTTCGTCACCGGCTGTATCGCCTACGCCGTCCTGAAGACGATGCGCGAGGGGTACATGTACGACCTCAACCGCCGGTACTACCGGCTCCGCCCGCCGAAGTAG
- a CDS encoding cytochrome b, whose translation MSLQKKDDHDHSAWLESKDLSPVEKGFLFSLVWLDRRFRIVDYMELLETLYYRVNLQMPKSHTEQYNLDNKFWYWYPLYTLGFFSTLAYIVAAVSGALLGFYYSPASAGAAAGEASVAYDQIAYIMQDLQFGFMLRSIHRWSAQVMTAAVFLHMLRVYFTGGYKEPRELNWLLGIVLISLTMVFGYTGYLLPWDQLAFWAGQIGVEMALSIPLVGEWVAQLIFGGFSLSQATLQRMYILHVFLLPFVVTALIALHIGIVWVQGIAEPH comes from the coding sequence ATGAGTCTGCAAAAGAAGGACGACCACGACCACTCCGCCTGGCTCGAGAGCAAGGACCTGAGCCCCGTCGAGAAGGGGTTCCTCTTCTCGCTCGTCTGGCTCGACAGGCGGTTCCGCATCGTCGACTACATGGAGCTGCTCGAGACCCTCTACTACCGGGTCAACCTCCAGATGCCTAAGTCCCACACCGAGCAGTACAACCTGGACAACAAGTTCTGGTACTGGTACCCGCTGTACACGCTGGGGTTCTTCAGTACGCTCGCGTACATCGTCGCGGCCGTCTCCGGGGCACTCCTGGGCTTCTACTACAGCCCCGCCTCGGCGGGCGCGGCCGCCGGCGAGGCGTCGGTCGCGTACGACCAGATCGCGTACATCATGCAGGACCTCCAGTTCGGCTTCATGCTGCGCTCGATCCACCGCTGGTCCGCGCAGGTGATGACCGCGGCGGTGTTCCTGCACATGCTCCGCGTCTACTTCACGGGCGGCTACAAGGAGCCGCGCGAGCTGAACTGGCTGCTCGGCATCGTGCTCATCTCGCTGACGATGGTGTTCGGGTACACGGGCTACCTGCTCCCGTGGGACCAGCTCGCCTTCTGGGCGGGACAGATCGGCGTCGAGATGGCGCTGTCGATCCCGCTCGTCGGCGAGTGGGTCGCCCAGCTCATCTTCGGCGGCTTCTCGCTGAGCCAGGCCACGCTACAGCGGATGTACATCCTGCACGTGTTCCTGCTCCCGTTCGTCGTGACGGCGCTCATCGCGCTCCACATCGGCATCGTCTGGGTGCAGGGCATCGCGGAACCCCACTAA
- a CDS encoding DUF7318 family protein, with product MASSGSTYGDIHRYEPARESTAATLAIVLLTVIEVLFVFLFTYGLVNGWGLTDIGNMYLGGVLAVVFIDLAFILVLYRKEFLPDVVIVKKRRRKWEDLYVREEDVDGVEAGADPWDQVKRAVYPYYKR from the coding sequence ATGGCGAGTTCCGGCTCCACGTACGGCGACATCCACCGGTACGAACCCGCCCGCGAGAGCACCGCGGCGACGCTGGCCATCGTGCTCCTCACCGTCATCGAGGTGCTGTTCGTCTTCCTGTTCACCTACGGCCTCGTCAACGGCTGGGGGCTCACGGACATCGGGAACATGTACCTCGGCGGCGTCCTCGCGGTGGTGTTCATCGACCTGGCCTTCATCCTCGTCCTGTACCGCAAGGAGTTCCTCCCCGACGTCGTGATCGTGAAGAAGCGGCGGCGCAAGTGGGAGGACCTGTACGTCCGCGAGGAGGACGTCGACGGCGTCGAGGCGGGCGCCGACCCGTGGGACCAGGTGAAACGCGCCGTCTACCCCTACTACAAGCGATAG
- a CDS encoding plastocyanin/azurin family copper-binding protein — protein sequence MKRRDFIRNAGGATAALGAGASATAGTAAAQEGGGVQPDFGGYIDGAQGGDYQDLRGESEVTVDVGGGGSGLAFLPTGMWIDAGTTVTFEWSSGGHNVLFEETPSEASVSGHEAIEGEGFSFQITFDAGGIYKYYCEPHQQQGMLGAIAVGEDVPTVDTSNEPKELHELGAPIQAHWVGSATVLAIIVSIIFTFYVLKYGESANTGTGRR from the coding sequence ATGAAGAGGCGGGACTTTATCAGGAACGCCGGCGGAGCGACCGCCGCCCTCGGGGCCGGCGCCTCGGCGACCGCCGGCACAGCCGCCGCCCAGGAGGGTGGCGGCGTCCAGCCCGACTTCGGCGGGTACATCGACGGCGCCCAGGGAGGGGACTACCAGGACCTCCGTGGGGAGTCCGAGGTGACCGTCGACGTCGGGGGCGGCGGGAGCGGTCTCGCGTTCCTCCCGACGGGCATGTGGATCGACGCCGGGACGACGGTGACGTTCGAGTGGTCTTCGGGCGGACACAACGTCCTGTTCGAGGAGACCCCCTCCGAGGCGAGCGTGAGCGGCCACGAGGCGATCGAGGGCGAGGGGTTCTCCTTCCAGATCACCTTCGACGCCGGCGGCATCTACAAGTACTACTGCGAGCCGCACCAACAGCAAGGGATGCTCGGGGCCATCGCCGTGGGCGAGGACGTGCCGACGGTGGACACCTCGAACGAGCCGAAGGAGCTCCACGAGCTCGGCGCGCCGATCCAGGCCCACTGGGTCGGGTCGGCGACGGTCCTCGCCATCATCGTCAGCATCATCTTCACCTTCTACGTGCTGAAGTACGGCGAATCGGCCAACACCGGCACGGGGAGGCGATAA
- a CDS encoding DUF7319 domain-containing protein: MSDPADSSVDDRPEREAPASGDSPEPDAAGEGVGDPDLDELRAAVEEKYDFDDFGPGDMAEMTGEEWEAAFDPDSWITGRDLLDRVEKDLRNRIATREVFAVLDRRRDPESVVAYSDEGFAVVYPDGSIEGEGTVLRDVKPSVALCSMDSYEVREPPTEYELPSPEDVESGTGEFGNRMLQAVAAGQLLCGIGLGVVWMLGSVTTVVAPVMAAFFVFVGLCLFAIVANARLSDRFRAEEYRDRLRAAGIGDDGRRTFAPFEEVVDEALAEARERGTERGVPAGVDDGSAPRETTETDG; this comes from the coding sequence ATGAGCGATCCCGCCGACTCGTCCGTCGATGACCGTCCGGAGCGGGAGGCCCCCGCGAGCGGGGACTCCCCCGAACCGGACGCGGCGGGGGAGGGGGTCGGGGATCCGGACCTGGACGAGTTGCGGGCGGCCGTCGAGGAGAAGTATGACTTCGACGACTTCGGGCCGGGCGACATGGCCGAGATGACCGGCGAGGAGTGGGAAGCGGCGTTCGACCCGGACTCGTGGATCACCGGCCGCGACCTGCTCGACCGGGTCGAGAAGGACCTCCGGAACCGCATCGCGACGCGGGAGGTGTTCGCCGTGCTGGATCGACGACGGGACCCCGAGTCGGTGGTCGCCTACTCCGACGAGGGGTTCGCCGTCGTCTACCCGGACGGGAGCATCGAGGGGGAGGGAACGGTCCTCCGGGACGTCAAACCGAGCGTCGCGCTCTGTTCGATGGACTCCTACGAGGTGCGGGAGCCCCCGACCGAGTACGAACTCCCGTCGCCGGAGGACGTCGAGTCCGGGACCGGGGAGTTCGGAAACCGGATGCTACAGGCCGTCGCCGCCGGCCAACTCCTCTGCGGGATCGGGCTCGGGGTCGTATGGATGCTCGGCTCCGTCACGACCGTCGTCGCCCCGGTGATGGCGGCGTTCTTCGTCTTCGTCGGCCTCTGCCTGTTCGCGATCGTCGCGAACGCCCGGCTCTCGGACCGCTTCAGGGCCGAGGAGTACCGCGACCGCCTCCGCGCGGCCGGCATCGGCGACGACGGCCGCCGGACGTTCGCCCCCTTCGAGGAGGTCGTGGACGAGGCGCTCGCGGAGGCCCGCGAACGCGGGACGGAACGGGGCGTCCCGGCCGGGGTCGACGACGGTTCCGCCCCGAGGGAGACGACCGAAACCGACGGATAG
- a CDS encoding DUF7321 family protein, producing the protein MVSDGVVAAVALVLVTASLPFYLYGAWLILDREDENVSWDLLVRHLSVILPGLVLTTGPVVLWMAPRLLDQLTGLSAVHAFLGLQAYALLLFGLTGIVRIFQVKRAADMYRDPEEHVDLNDLHEHMGAWRGRLRIGVFGYVVFWLLAYLVGVYRFYLRYVA; encoded by the coding sequence ATGGTCTCAGACGGGGTCGTCGCCGCGGTCGCGCTGGTGCTGGTGACGGCGAGTCTCCCCTTCTACCTCTACGGGGCCTGGCTGATCCTCGACCGCGAGGACGAGAACGTCTCGTGGGACCTGCTCGTCCGACACCTCTCCGTCATCCTGCCGGGGCTGGTGCTGACGACCGGCCCCGTCGTCCTCTGGATGGCGCCGCGCCTGCTCGACCAGCTAACGGGCCTGTCCGCGGTCCACGCGTTCCTCGGCCTGCAGGCGTACGCGCTGCTCCTGTTCGGGCTGACCGGCATCGTCCGCATCTTCCAGGTGAAGCGGGCGGCGGACATGTACCGCGACCCGGAGGAGCACGTCGACCTGAACGACCTCCACGAGCACATGGGCGCCTGGCGGGGTCGGCTCCGCATCGGCGTGTTCGGCTACGTCGTCTTCTGGCTGCTCGCCTATCTCGTGGGCGTCTACCGGTTCTACCTTCGGTACGTCGCCTGA
- the nth gene encoding endonuclease III — protein sequence MGTPLDSREEQVVEVLDRLYEEYPDTDISLDFSTRLELLVAVVLSAQCTDERVNDVTEDLFEKYRSAEEYADASEEELAEDIYGITFHNSKAGYLKGIGEILVAEHDGEVPDTMSALTDLPGVGRKTANVVLQHAHDVVEGIVVDTHVRRLSRRLGLTEEERPEAIETDLMGIVPEEDWRMFTHLLISHGRATCTARNPDCADCVLADVCPSEKGDSEIDLDSGEPW from the coding sequence ATGGGAACCCCGCTCGACTCGCGCGAGGAGCAGGTCGTCGAGGTGCTCGACCGCCTCTACGAGGAGTACCCCGACACGGACATCTCGCTCGACTTCTCCACCCGGCTGGAACTGCTCGTCGCGGTCGTCCTCTCGGCCCAGTGTACCGACGAGCGCGTGAACGACGTCACGGAGGACCTGTTCGAGAAGTACCGGTCCGCGGAGGAGTACGCGGACGCGAGCGAGGAGGAACTGGCCGAGGACATCTACGGGATCACCTTCCACAACAGCAAGGCGGGCTACCTGAAGGGGATCGGCGAGATCCTGGTCGCGGAACACGACGGCGAGGTCCCCGACACCATGTCCGCGCTCACCGACCTCCCCGGCGTCGGCCGCAAGACGGCGAACGTCGTCCTCCAGCACGCTCACGACGTCGTCGAGGGCATCGTCGTCGACACGCACGTCCGGCGGCTCTCCCGGCGACTCGGACTCACCGAGGAGGAGCGGCCGGAGGCGATCGAGACGGACCTGATGGGGATCGTCCCGGAGGAGGACTGGCGGATGTTCACCCACCTGCTCATCAGCCACGGCCGAGCGACGTGTACGGCGCGCAACCCGGACTGTGCGGACTGCGTGCTCGCGGACGTCTGCCCCTCGGAGAAGGGAGACTCGGAGATCGACCTCGACAGCGGCGAGCCGTGGTAG
- the pan1 gene encoding proteasome-activating nucleotidase Pan1, with translation MTDTVDDVDLPYDEESTSRQERIEALEEQLEVLENQNEEMRDKLLDANAENNKYQQKLERLTHENKKLKQSPLFVATVQELNDDGVVIKQHGNNQEALTEVTNEMREDLDPDDRVAVNNSLSVVKKLEKETDVRARAMEVEHSPDVTYEDIGGLEEQMNEVRETVEMPLENPEMFTDVGIQPPSGVLLHGPPGTGKTMLAKAVANETDATFIKMAGSELVHKFIGEGAKLVRDLFEVARDNEPAVLFIDEIDAIASKRTDSKTSGDAEVQRTMMQLLSEMDGFDERGEVRIIAATNRFDMLDSAILRPGRFDRLIEVPKPEAEGREIIFRIHTRGMNVADDVDFGALADLASEASGADVKAVCTEAGMFAIREDRTEVRMADFREAWEKISRDEGTSAGDSLAFA, from the coding sequence ATGACCGATACGGTTGACGACGTCGACCTGCCGTACGACGAGGAGTCGACGTCGCGTCAGGAGCGGATCGAGGCGCTCGAGGAACAGCTCGAGGTGCTCGAGAACCAGAACGAGGAGATGCGTGACAAGCTTCTGGACGCGAACGCGGAGAACAACAAGTACCAGCAGAAGCTGGAGCGACTGACCCACGAGAACAAGAAGCTCAAGCAGTCGCCGCTGTTCGTCGCGACGGTGCAGGAACTGAACGACGACGGCGTCGTCATCAAACAGCACGGCAACAACCAGGAGGCGCTCACCGAGGTCACCAACGAGATGCGCGAGGACCTGGACCCGGACGACCGCGTCGCGGTCAACAACTCCCTCTCGGTCGTGAAGAAGCTAGAGAAGGAGACGGACGTTCGCGCGCGTGCGATGGAAGTCGAACACTCGCCGGACGTGACCTACGAGGACATCGGCGGTCTCGAGGAGCAGATGAACGAGGTCCGCGAGACCGTCGAGATGCCCCTGGAGAACCCGGAGATGTTCACCGACGTGGGCATCCAGCCGCCGAGCGGGGTGCTGCTGCACGGCCCGCCCGGCACGGGGAAGACGATGCTTGCGAAGGCGGTCGCCAACGAGACGGACGCCACGTTCATCAAGATGGCCGGCTCCGAACTCGTCCACAAGTTCATCGGCGAGGGGGCGAAGCTGGTCCGGGACCTGTTCGAGGTCGCCCGCGACAACGAGCCGGCGGTGCTGTTCATCGACGAGATAGACGCGATCGCCTCGAAGCGGACGGACTCGAAGACGTCCGGGGACGCCGAGGTCCAGCGGACGATGATGCAGTTGCTCTCGGAGATGGACGGCTTCGACGAGCGCGGCGAGGTACGCATCATCGCCGCCACGAACCGCTTCGACATGCTCGACTCCGCCATCCTCCGGCCGGGCCGGTTCGACCGGCTCATCGAGGTGCCAAAGCCCGAGGCGGAGGGTCGGGAGATCATCTTCCGCATCCACACCCGCGGGATGAACGTCGCCGACGACGTCGACTTCGGGGCGCTGGCCGACCTGGCGTCGGAGGCGTCCGGCGCCGACGTGAAGGCCGTCTGCACCGAGGCGGGGATGTTCGCCATCCGCGAGGACCGGACCGAGGTCCGGATGGCCGACTTCCGGGAGGCGTGGGAGAAGATCTCGCGCGACGAGGGGACCTCCGCGGGCGACTCGCTGGCGTTCGCGTAA
- a CDS encoding MarR family transcriptional regulator, which produces MGVSDTEAVTAGEEGANGWDAVEDLPPSAKLVAKVLDYEDTLTQSELAEETLLPPRTVRYALSRLEDAGAVESRFSFSDARKRLYTLTL; this is translated from the coding sequence ATGGGAGTTTCCGACACGGAGGCGGTGACTGCGGGCGAGGAGGGTGCGAACGGGTGGGACGCGGTCGAGGACCTCCCGCCGAGCGCGAAGCTCGTCGCGAAAGTGCTCGACTACGAGGACACGCTCACGCAGAGCGAACTCGCCGAGGAGACGCTGTTGCCGCCCCGGACGGTCCGGTACGCGCTCTCCCGGCTCGAGGACGCGGGCGCCGTGGAGTCGCGGTTCTCGTTCTCGGACGCGCGCAAGCGCCTCTACACGCTGACGCTCTGA
- the mre11 gene encoding DNA double-strand break repair protein Mre11: protein MTRVIHTGDTHIGYRQYHSPERRRDFLAAFERVVEDAVADDVDAVVHAGDLFHDRRPELLDLLGTLSALRDLDEAGIPFLAVVGNHESTRGGQWLDLYESLGLATRLGSEPVTVGDTAFYGLDHVPESRRDALEYEFDPHDEPHAALVGHGLFEPFAHGNWDTETVLSEATVAFDAMLLGDNHTPDTAEVLDTWVTYCGSTERASTTERDGRGYNLVEFRDGDVDVRRRALETRPFVFVEVELGPSEGVGRVRDRVREHDVTDAVVIVDVTGEGEPVAPAAIEEFAAERGALVARVTDRREVDTEVEVSVTFADPDAAVRERVAELGLSSVARDVDDVVRGEAADSNVRERVKRRVEERFEGAEFAADAEPAARDDRTGTAEGDERPEPDEDDESNRNPASGSEELAESVESAGPKERDDATASTADPPVEATGSDDGDRSDDPDRSDGGNEASDRDEARDRPAGGQVTMEDYR, encoded by the coding sequence ATGACGCGGGTCATTCACACCGGCGACACCCACATCGGGTACCGGCAGTACCACTCGCCGGAGCGTCGCCGGGACTTCCTCGCGGCGTTCGAGCGGGTCGTCGAGGACGCCGTCGCAGACGACGTCGACGCGGTGGTCCACGCCGGGGACCTCTTCCACGACCGGCGACCGGAGCTCCTGGACCTGCTCGGCACGCTCTCGGCCCTCCGTGACCTCGACGAGGCCGGAATCCCGTTCCTCGCGGTCGTCGGGAACCACGAGTCCACGCGCGGCGGCCAGTGGCTCGACCTGTACGAGTCGCTCGGGCTCGCGACGCGGCTCGGATCGGAGCCGGTGACCGTCGGCGATACGGCGTTCTACGGGCTCGACCACGTTCCCGAGTCCCGGCGGGACGCGCTCGAGTACGAGTTCGATCCACACGACGAACCCCACGCGGCGCTCGTCGGCCACGGCCTGTTCGAGCCGTTCGCGCACGGGAACTGGGACACCGAGACGGTGCTCTCGGAGGCGACCGTGGCGTTCGACGCGATGCTGCTCGGCGACAACCACACGCCGGACACGGCCGAGGTACTCGACACGTGGGTCACCTACTGCGGGTCGACCGAGCGCGCCAGCACCACCGAGCGCGACGGACGCGGGTACAACCTCGTCGAGTTCCGCGACGGCGACGTGGACGTCCGCCGCCGCGCGCTCGAGACCCGGCCGTTCGTCTTCGTGGAGGTCGAACTCGGCCCGTCGGAGGGCGTCGGCCGAGTTCGTGACCGCGTCCGCGAGCACGACGTGACCGACGCGGTGGTCATCGTCGACGTCACGGGCGAGGGCGAGCCGGTGGCGCCGGCGGCGATCGAGGAGTTCGCCGCCGAGCGGGGGGCGCTCGTCGCCCGCGTGACCGACCGCCGGGAGGTCGACACCGAGGTCGAGGTGTCGGTGACGTTCGCGGACCCGGACGCCGCGGTCCGCGAGCGGGTCGCGGAGCTCGGGCTCTCGTCGGTCGCCCGCGACGTCGACGACGTGGTTCGCGGGGAGGCAGCGGACTCGAACGTCCGCGAGCGCGTGAAGCGCCGCGTCGAGGAGCGCTTCGAGGGGGCGGAGTTCGCCGCCGACGCGGAGCCGGCGGCGAGGGACGACCGTACGGGAACCGCGGAAGGGGACGAACGACCGGAACCGGACGAGGACGACGAGTCGAACCGGAACCCCGCGTCCGGGTCGGAGGAACTGGCGGAATCGGTGGAATCGGCGGGCCCGAAGGAACGGGACGACGCGACCGCGTCGACGGCGGACCCGCCGGTCGAGGCGACCGGATCCGACGACGGGGACCGGTCCGACGACCCCGACCGATCCGACGGAGGGAACGAGGCCAGCGACCGGGACGAAGCCCGTGACCGGCCGGCCGGCGGACAGGTGACGATGGAGGACTACCGATGA